ATCAGCCGCCCTGCTGCTGTTTTTGCAGCGCCTCCAGAGCGGCGCCCTGCTCGCCCAGCACCCGTTTGGTGGATTCCCGGTCTTGAATTTTGCCCCACCAGGCGGCCAGCTTCGGCCGTCCCTCAATCGCCGGCTTTTGGCCGAAGGCGGGCAGAAAGGTGTTCATGAAGAAGATCGTCGGTGTCAGCGCGGCGTCGGCCAAGCTGAAATCAGCACCGGCCGCCCAGCCCTCGCCCGATAACTGCGACTCAAGATGGTCGAGACGGCTCTGAATTTCGACCATTTTTTCGTCAATGAAACTCTGCTCCAGGTCTTGGCCGAACAGCTTCGGAAAGCAGGCCCGCAGCGGCGGATCGAGGTACAGGTCGTGCAGGCGGGTGAAACTGCGCACCTTGGCCCTCGCCTCCGGGTCATTCGGCAGCAAGGGCTTTTCCGGGAACTTGTCTTCAAAATACTCGTTGATGAGTTCGGATTCGGCAATGATCTGGCTACCGGTATCCAGCGCCGGGACCTTGCCCAGGGGGTTGATCTGCTTGTACTCGTCCGAACCCATCCCGCCGGGCGGTTCGGTCAGCTCGATATCCAGCCCTTTTTCATAGGCAGCGATACGGCATTTCGAGGCGAAATTACTGAGCGGTATGCTGTAGAGCTTCATACTTCCTCCTGTGTCAAAAATGTATCCATACAGACCGCAGGCCGACACCGAAACTATCCTGAACCGTCCCCCGGAAGTCAAGTACGAACAGCTTGCGATTGTCCGAAAAGGGGTGATAGGACAGGCGCACGATGTCTGCTGCGCTCATGCTCTTCGCCTGTTTCCTGGTGTGGGAGACCTGTGTCCCGCCTGCGGCTGCGGCGCGTATCACCCACATTGAGATCAACCGGATTGAATCGCCGACCTTCGCGGGCCGGGCGTTTGGCACGGTCGGCCAGTACGAGAAAATCGTAGGCCGGGCGTTTGGCGCGGTCGATCCCGAAGCGGCGGCAAATGCCGGTATTGTGAACCTCGACCTGGCCGCCACAGATAGCGCCGGGCGAGTTGCCTATGGCACCGACTTCGTCATTCTCCGTCCGCGCGATCCGACCAAAGGCAATCACACCCTCTTCTATGGCGTACTCAACCGCGGCAATAGGATTGATCTGGTCCTGCTCAACGACGTGCCCTACGGCTCGCCGACCAAAAAGGGGAACGATGATGACCACTCCATCGAGAAGAGATCATCGTTCCCCTTTACCGCAGCCGATGCCGGCAACGGCTTTCTCATGCGCCACGGCTATACGCTTGTCTGGAGCGGCTGGCAGGCGCGCGGCAAAGCCGGGGCTCAGTGCTGTGTCCCGGACACACCGGAAGTGATGGGCGCCGACCTCCCGGTCGCGCTGGAGAACGGCAGGCCGCTCAGCGGCCCTGTCCGTGACCTGTTTGTCGGTCGCCAGCAGACCGAGCCGCAGACCGCCAGCCTGAGCTATCCGGTGCTCGCGCCGGACCCGCGCCTGATGCGGCTCAGCGTCCGGGCCAGGGCGCGTGGCGAGCAGCCGCAGCCCATCCCGGCCTGCGCCCAGTCCGGCCAGGCGGAACGGTGCTGGCGGTTTGTCGATGAGCAGACGGTTCGTTTACACCCCGGGTTTGAGTCAGGCTTGCTGTATGAATTCGCCTACACCGGCAAAAATCCACCCGTCCTGGGCCTGGGATTTGCGGTGACCCGTGATGTGGTGTCGTTTCTGCGCTATGAAACGGCCGATGAGCGGGGGACGGCCAATCCGCTGCGGCTGAATGCCCACGACACCGGTATCCACAAAGCTCTGGGCTTCGGCATTTCGCAGGCGGGCCGCTATCTCCAGGAGCACGTCTGGGCCGGTTTTAATCAGGACGAGCACGAGCGCAGCGTGTTTGACGGATTGATCGCCGACATCGGCGGCGCGGGCAAGACCTTCAGTAACTTTCCCTTTGGCCAGCCGGGCCGAACCCAGGGCGGTCACCAGGACTTCGGGTTTGCGGAAAACTGGTTTCCGTTCGCCTATGGCACACAGCACGATCCGCTGACCGGAAAACAGGACGGCATACTGCGCGCCGGCAGCGGCAAACCCGGCGACGGCTTCGACCCGCTGATCATGGTCACCAATACCGCCAGCGAATACTGGCGCAAGAGCGCCTCCCTGCTGCACACCGATAGCCATGGGAACGACGTGCCCATCCCCGATACGGTGCGGCTCTACTTCTTTGCCAGCAGCCAGCATTTCGCCCTGCATCCCACCCCCATCACCACCTCCCTGGGACGGCGGCTGGCCAAGGGGCCGTGTACCCAGGAGCACAACCCGGCCTTTCGCGGGCCGGTCATGCGAGCCCTGGTGCTGGCCCTGCACCGCTGGGTCTACGATGGCGCCTCACCGCCGGCCAGCCGGATTCCCACCCGCCAGGCTGGCACGCTGGTCTCGGCCCAGGACAGTGCTGCCGGCTTTCCGTCCATCCCGGGAGCGATACACATTGGCGACCTCAATCCGACCCTGGTCACGCATACCGCCGGAGACCAGACCCGCTACACCAGCCTGGTTCCCAAGACCGACGCCGACGGCAACGATCTGGCCGGAATCCGCCTGCCCGATATCGCCGCTCCGCTCGGCACCGCTACCGGCTGGGCGCTCCGGGCCGATGTGCCGGGCGCCATGTGCGGCAACTGGGGACAGTTCATCCCCTTTGCCCGGACCAAAGCCGAACGCGAGGCGAGCGGCGACCCGCGTTTGTCTCTGGCCGAACGCTATCCGAGCAGGGCGGCCTACGTCGATGCCATCCGGCGGTCTGTTGTCGCGCTGCAAGATCAGGGTTTGCTCTTGGCAGACGATGCTGCGGCGTATATTGCTGATGCTGAGCGCACGGCGCCTATTCCAGACTGAGACGAAACGGAGACTGGTGTGGAGTTTGGTTTATTCTCCCTGTTTGACTTCTTCCCTGATCGCCAGAACGAGGCCCAGTACTACCGCGACACGCTCGACATCGCCATTGCGGCCGAGCAGCTCGGTTTCGACTCGGTGTGGTTTGGCGAGGAGCACTTTTATGCCTTCGGGATCTGTCCCAGCCCCCAGCTGTTTCTGACCGCGCTGGCCCGGGAAACGTCCCGCATCCGTCTGGGCACCTCCATCAGCCTGCTGCCGTTTGACAACCCGCTGCGCAAAGCCGAAGACTTTGCCATGCTCGATATCCTGAGTGACGGGCGGCTGAATTTTGGGGTAGGCCGCGGCATTATTCAGAAGCACTTTGAGGGATTTGGGGTCAAGATGCGGGAGAGCCGGGCGCGCTATGAGGAGTCGCTGGAGATTATCCGGCGGGCCTGGACCCAGGACCCGGTCGAATACCAGGGCGAGTTCTGGCAGGTTCCGTCTCTGTCGCTGAGCCCCAAGCCGGTCCAGAAACCCCACCCGCCGATCTACCGGGGCACGATCAGTCCCGAGTCCTACGAGAGTGCCGCCATTGCCGGCGACAACGCGTTTGTCGTACCGTGGCTGACCGGCCCGCACCCCAAGGTCAGACAGCGCGTTGAGCGCTACCGGAGCCTGCTCACCGAGCACGGCCATGGCCAAAAACGGATGACGTTTATCTTCTGGCTGCTCGTCGATCCCGACCACAACGTGGCCGTTCGTGAGGGCCGTGAGGCGGTTCGCGCCTATACCAATCTGTTCACCTCATTCGTGCCGCCCGAACTGATGAATCGGATGAAAGATGACGACCCGTTCAAAGCCTTTCTGCAATTCATTCGGGCCATGCCCGACCAGCTCGAAGAGCGGGCCGTGGTCGGCACTCCGGCAGAGTGTCGGCGGCGTCTGGCCGAGCTGAACGACGAGTTCGGGCTGGATCAGGTCGCGTTTTATTTTCACGCCGGCGGCCAGGATATCCCGCGTGTCAAGCGGAGATTGGAACTGTTTGCCAAGGAAGTGATGCCGGAGTTCACGTGAGGACAAACCACGTGAGGATAAACAAGGAGGACTGACATGCTACTCAAGGACAAAATCGCGATCGTCACCGGGA
This genomic interval from Desulfurellaceae bacterium contains the following:
- a CDS encoding glutathione S-transferase family protein; the encoded protein is MKLYSIPLSNFASKCRIAAYEKGLDIELTEPPGGMGSDEYKQINPLGKVPALDTGSQIIAESELINEYFEDKFPEKPLLPNDPEARAKVRSFTRLHDLYLDPPLRACFPKLFGQDLEQSFIDEKMVEIQSRLDHLESQLSGEGWAAGADFSLADAALTPTIFFMNTFLPAFGQKPAIEGRPKLAAWWGKIQDRESTKRVLGEQGAALEALQKQQQGG
- a CDS encoding LLM class flavin-dependent oxidoreductase, producing MEFGLFSLFDFFPDRQNEAQYYRDTLDIAIAAEQLGFDSVWFGEEHFYAFGICPSPQLFLTALARETSRIRLGTSISLLPFDNPLRKAEDFAMLDILSDGRLNFGVGRGIIQKHFEGFGVKMRESRARYEESLEIIRRAWTQDPVEYQGEFWQVPSLSLSPKPVQKPHPPIYRGTISPESYESAAIAGDNAFVVPWLTGPHPKVRQRVERYRSLLTEHGHGQKRMTFIFWLLVDPDHNVAVREGREAVRAYTNLFTSFVPPELMNRMKDDDPFKAFLQFIRAMPDQLEERAVVGTPAECRRRLAELNDEFGLDQVAFYFHAGGQDIPRVKRRLELFAKEVMPEFT